One segment of Thermoanaerobacter kivui DNA contains the following:
- a CDS encoding transcription repressor NadR — protein sequence MIAQERRNKIVEILKNAKEPISGSDLAKRFGVTRQIIVQDIAILRAKGIKILSTPQGYIIDIVKENTVKRVFAVKHGYDRTEEELNLIVDNGGKVLDVIVEHPFYGEIKGLLMLSSRYDVSKFMEFVKEGKATLLSSLTDGVHLHTVEGENKEVLDRIQKVLKEKGFLIE from the coding sequence ATGATAGCGCAAGAAAGAAGGAACAAAATAGTTGAAATTTTAAAAAATGCTAAAGAGCCTATATCCGGCTCTGACCTTGCTAAAAGGTTTGGAGTGACAAGGCAGATTATTGTGCAGGACATAGCTATTTTAAGGGCTAAAGGGATTAAAATATTGTCTACCCCTCAAGGTTATATAATAGACATTGTAAAAGAAAACACTGTAAAAAGGGTTTTTGCTGTCAAACACGGATATGACAGGACAGAGGAGGAGTTAAATTTAATAGTTGACAATGGCGGAAAAGTGCTAGATGTAATTGTAGAGCATCCCTTCTATGGGGAGATAAAAGGCCTTTTAATGCTTTCTTCAAGGTATGATGTAAGTAAATTCATGGAGTTTGTAAAAGAAGGAAAAGCGACCCTTTTGTCTTCTCTGACGGATGGAGTGCATCTTCACACTGTTGAAGGGGAAAATAAAGAGGTACTAGATAGAATACAAAAGGTCTTAAAGGAAAAAGGCTTTTTAATAGAATAA
- a CDS encoding amino acid ABC transporter permease: MSVDFLSMVKYSHLFVSGLLMTLKLTFLAVTIGVILGLIVALIKMSSIKPISFIGASYVEIIRGTPLLVQLLLIYNGLMQFGIDIPAFTAGVSALAINSAAYVAEIIRAGIQAVDPGQNEAARSLGMTHAMAMRYVIIPQAIKNILPALGNEFIVMLKESAIVSVIGFADLTRQADIIQSITYKYFEPYIIIAAIYFVMTFIFSRLLGIFERRLRAGDTR, from the coding sequence ATGAGTGTAGATTTTTTGAGCATGGTAAAATACAGTCATTTATTTGTAAGCGGCCTTCTCATGACTTTAAAACTCACCTTTTTAGCAGTGACTATAGGAGTTATATTAGGCCTGATTGTTGCTCTTATTAAAATGTCTTCTATAAAACCTATAAGCTTTATAGGCGCAAGCTATGTTGAAATTATAAGAGGTACTCCTCTTTTGGTACAACTTTTATTGATATATAACGGTCTTATGCAATTTGGAATAGATATACCAGCTTTTACAGCAGGAGTTTCTGCTCTTGCCATAAATAGCGCTGCTTATGTTGCAGAGATTATAAGGGCAGGCATACAAGCTGTAGACCCTGGGCAAAACGAAGCAGCTCGTTCCCTTGGCATGACTCATGCTATGGCGATGAGGTATGTGATAATTCCCCAGGCAATAAAAAATATTTTACCTGCTTTGGGAAATGAATTTATCGTGATGCTCAAAGAATCAGCTATTGTATCAGTAATAGGCTTTGCTGACCTTACAAGGCAAGCAGATATTATACAAAGCATTACTTATAAATATTTCGAACCTTACATCATAATTGCAGCCATATATTTTGTAATGACATTTATCTTTTCAAGACTCCTTGGAATCTTTGAAAGGAGGTTGAGGGCTGGTGATACTCGTTAA
- a CDS encoding methyl-accepting chemotaxis protein, protein MKRQKGIQKKELKLRFSKISFFKIPNANVRLKLSNSGSGIFAKLMTFIAFIIIVPLAFTGYMSTSKSIKTLQDTINLSNADTLGLINNYVDLFKNDIETQLIILSANPQILNLGQGDFETNKKNLQDLFTTILKAKSTKISLIYFATPDKKIIQSPDLPLDPNYDPTSQEWYKKAIENPDAIIWTGPYSNDGTNGGVVTVSKAVRSSLTSAASDVVGVLAFDINLDSLSNMISSIKVGKTGNVYLISNEGIIIADKDKKNLFSYITKYDYGKKILSMQEGNFEYNDNGTNKFASVKTLNNFGWKAAITMDSSELAEKTSQIKYNTIIFSLISLLIGILVAYFFSKNITSKIGKVMTVMSKAANGDMTQEVEVKSNDEIGKLALSFNLMIDGIKSLVADVLSAANSVYEYSKKVSFASNKAEQITNEVVAAMEEIAKGAQEQAKEAEKAATITNLLSQNLDVTMKNSMNINEETDSVTKAANTGLENIKELSEKTKVTELMHSKVKESTSYLKKKSHEIGKIVETITAIADQTNLLSLNAAIEAARAGEAGRGFAVVADEVRKLANQSSEAAKNIEAIIKEIQQNIDDTYKVVEEASASIEQQNESLAKTVHTFYGIQQAVNRIVEELNKLNESMLKISQSRSEMLDSIQNIAAVTEEAAASTEEISSATEEQKTAIEEISKSAQDLSNIANTLMSTINKFKI, encoded by the coding sequence ATGAAAAGGCAAAAAGGAATTCAAAAGAAAGAGTTAAAACTAAGGTTCTCTAAAATTTCGTTTTTCAAAATTCCTAATGCAAACGTTAGACTAAAGCTTTCAAACAGTGGCAGCGGCATATTTGCTAAATTAATGACCTTCATAGCCTTTATAATAATCGTACCTCTTGCTTTCACTGGTTATATGTCTACAAGCAAATCAATAAAAACTTTACAAGATACTATTAACCTCTCTAATGCTGATACATTAGGACTAATAAATAATTATGTAGACCTTTTCAAAAATGATATTGAAACTCAACTTATTATTCTCTCTGCCAATCCTCAAATTCTAAATTTAGGACAAGGTGATTTCGAAACTAATAAAAAGAATTTACAAGATTTATTTACAACCATTTTAAAAGCAAAAAGTACTAAAATATCTCTTATTTATTTTGCAACACCAGATAAAAAAATAATTCAATCTCCTGACCTTCCCCTCGACCCAAACTATGACCCTACCAGCCAGGAATGGTATAAAAAAGCTATTGAAAATCCGGATGCAATAATATGGACTGGCCCTTACAGCAATGATGGGACAAATGGAGGAGTAGTTACTGTTTCAAAAGCCGTTAGAAGTTCTTTAACTTCTGCTGCTTCTGATGTCGTAGGAGTTTTGGCTTTTGACATAAATTTAGATTCTCTTTCTAACATGATTTCTTCTATAAAAGTAGGGAAAACAGGAAATGTGTATTTAATTTCTAATGAAGGCATTATAATCGCTGATAAAGATAAGAAAAATTTATTTTCCTACATAACAAAATACGATTACGGTAAAAAGATTCTCTCTATGCAAGAAGGAAATTTTGAGTACAATGACAATGGAACAAATAAATTTGCATCTGTAAAAACTTTAAATAATTTTGGTTGGAAAGCTGCAATAACCATGGATTCTTCAGAACTTGCTGAAAAAACTTCTCAAATAAAATACAACACAATAATTTTTAGTTTAATAAGTCTTTTAATAGGAATATTAGTAGCATATTTCTTCTCAAAAAATATTACTTCAAAAATAGGAAAAGTCATGACAGTAATGAGCAAAGCTGCAAATGGGGATATGACACAAGAAGTAGAAGTGAAATCAAACGACGAAATAGGCAAGCTAGCTTTAAGCTTCAACCTTATGATAGATGGTATAAAAAGCTTAGTAGCCGACGTATTATCTGCCGCAAATTCTGTATACGAATATTCTAAAAAAGTATCCTTTGCATCAAATAAAGCTGAGCAAATCACAAATGAAGTAGTTGCAGCTATGGAAGAAATAGCAAAAGGCGCGCAGGAGCAAGCAAAAGAAGCTGAAAAAGCTGCAACTATTACCAATTTGTTAAGTCAAAATTTAGATGTGACAATGAAAAATTCAATGAATATAAATGAAGAAACTGATTCTGTAACAAAAGCAGCAAATACTGGATTAGAAAATATAAAAGAATTAAGCGAAAAGACTAAAGTCACAGAACTAATGCACAGCAAAGTGAAAGAATCTACTTCCTATTTAAAGAAAAAATCTCATGAAATAGGAAAAATTGTAGAAACAATAACCGCAATAGCTGACCAAACCAATCTTTTATCATTAAATGCTGCAATTGAAGCAGCCCGTGCAGGAGAAGCCGGTCGCGGTTTTGCCGTAGTAGCTGATGAAGTTAGAAAATTGGCTAATCAGTCTTCTGAAGCCGCTAAAAATATCGAAGCTATTATAAAAGAAATACAACAAAATATTGACGATACTTATAAAGTAGTAGAAGAAGCAAGTGCTTCTATAGAACAACAAAATGAATCTTTAGCAAAAACAGTTCACACTTTCTACGGCATTCAGCAAGCAGTAAATAGAATCGTAGAAGAACTTAATAAACTTAATGAATCAATGTTGAAAATTTCTCAAAGCAGAAGTGAAATGTTAGATTCGATACAAAATATCGCCGCAGTAACAGAAGAAGCTGCCGCTTCAACCGAAGAAATATCTTCCGCAACAGAAGAGCAAAAAACTGCAATAGAAGAAATATCAAAATCCGCACAAGATTTGAGCAATATTGCAAATACCTTGATGAGTACAATAAATAAATTTAAAATTTAA
- the flgN gene encoding flagellar export chaperone FlgN — translation MQRVDEMHNNVEKLTQIVQDKIQRLKELYEVTEKIGVSITSNNLEELKNLLTTKQKIIEEIDKLDADFIPLYNVFKKQNKVESIFALEGKVTEEISKLKALFIETKALLEKIKEKDDKNLQNITAISEKIENKLEELSKNKEGYIEYLKYYTPDSYFLDKKR, via the coding sequence ATGCAAAGGGTTGATGAGATGCATAATAATGTAGAAAAGCTTACTCAAATTGTACAGGATAAAATTCAAAGATTGAAAGAACTTTATGAGGTTACTGAAAAAATAGGTGTATCTATAACTTCCAACAATTTAGAAGAATTGAAAAATTTACTTACTACAAAGCAAAAAATTATAGAAGAAATTGACAAATTAGATGCCGATTTTATACCTTTATATAATGTTTTTAAAAAGCAAAATAAAGTGGAAAGTATTTTTGCTTTGGAAGGGAAAGTTACGGAAGAAATAAGTAAATTGAAAGCACTCTTTATAGAAACAAAAGCCCTTTTGGAAAAAATAAAAGAGAAAGACGATAAAAATCTTCAAAATATAACTGCTATTTCCGAAAAAATAGAAAACAAATTAGAGGAATTGTCAAAGAATAAAGAAGGGTACATAGAATATCTTAAATACTATACACCTGACAGTTATTTTTTAGATAAAAAACGCTAA
- a CDS encoding flagellar protein FlaG — protein MLQGINTAGTGQVNSQFKRDSALVEEIKAVKDILSKPVDEAKLNSELNKENRKISINDHTYFEFSVHKPTNTIVVKIVDSDKNEVIDEIPPEKILDLVAGLWKIAGLFVDRKI, from the coding sequence CAGGGGATAAATACTGCGGGAACGGGGCAAGTAAATTCGCAGTTTAAAAGAGATAGTGCGTTAGTAGAGGAAATAAAAGCAGTAAAAGATATACTTAGTAAACCTGTGGATGAAGCTAAACTTAATAGTGAGCTTAATAAAGAAAATAGAAAAATAAGCATTAACGATCATACATATTTTGAATTTTCTGTACACAAGCCTACAAACACAATAGTGGTCAAAATTGTTGATAGCGATAAAAATGAAGTTATTGACGAGATTCCTCCTGAAAAAATACTTGACCTTGTGGCAGGATTATGGAAAATAGCTGGACTTTTTGTGGATAGAAAAATATAG
- the hpf gene encoding ribosome hibernation-promoting factor, HPF/YfiA family codes for MNITVSGKNGMTVTDGLRDAVIKNVSKLGKYFSEDTEVRTVLSVQKNNHIAEITIPFKGIIFRAEEVSDDMYVSIDRVVDKIEKQILKHKAKLKNRFGANESIRFEIPPVYEEAKGEEEEGSFEIVKTKKFPIKPMSPEEAILQMNLLGHNFFVFTNADTDTINVVYKRKDGKYGLIEPIE; via the coding sequence ATGAATATCACAGTAAGCGGTAAAAATGGCATGACAGTTACGGATGGACTAAGGGATGCGGTTATAAAAAATGTGAGCAAATTAGGCAAATATTTTTCAGAAGATACTGAAGTGAGGACTGTTTTAAGTGTACAGAAAAACAATCACATTGCGGAAATTACAATACCTTTTAAGGGTATTATATTTAGAGCTGAAGAAGTCAGCGATGACATGTATGTGTCAATTGATAGGGTTGTAGACAAAATAGAAAAACAAATACTCAAACACAAGGCAAAGCTTAAAAATAGATTTGGTGCTAATGAGTCAATAAGGTTTGAAATTCCACCTGTTTATGAAGAAGCTAAGGGAGAAGAGGAAGAGGGTTCCTTTGAAATAGTTAAAACAAAGAAGTTCCCTATAAAGCCTATGTCACCTGAGGAAGCAATTCTTCAGATGAACCTTTTGGGACATAACTTCTTTGTATTTACAAATGCCGATACTGACACTATAAATGTCGTATACAAAAGAAAAGATGGGAAATATGGCTTAATAGAGCCAATAGAATAA
- the fliS gene encoding flagellar export chaperone FliS → MVNPYQQYKENAILTASPEELVLMLYNGIVRFIEEAKGAIEKKDYMAANNSIQRAQDIITELMLTLDMNYDISKNLYSLYDYMLRRLIDANVKKDVTILEEVKGFAIELRDTWSLALNKVREKVYAKG, encoded by the coding sequence ATGGTAAATCCGTATCAGCAATATAAAGAGAATGCAATTTTGACTGCCAGTCCTGAAGAGCTTGTTTTAATGCTTTATAATGGTATAGTAAGGTTTATAGAAGAAGCAAAAGGGGCGATAGAAAAAAAAGATTACATGGCAGCTAATAACAGCATACAGAGGGCACAAGACATTATTACAGAGCTTATGCTTACCTTGGATATGAATTATGACATATCTAAAAACTTGTACAGCCTCTATGACTATATGCTAAGAAGATTAATTGATGCTAATGTAAAAAAAGACGTGACAATTTTAGAAGAAGTAAAAGGGTTTGCAATAGAATTAAGAGATACTTGGAGTCTAGCCCTTAATAAGGTTAGAGAGAAAGTCTATGCAAAGGGTTGA
- the fliD gene encoding flagellar filament capping protein FliD, with protein sequence MDPISMNSYNVSNLLRISGLATGLDTDSMVQQLIRAASIPLDRLEQQKQWYQWQQEGLRDINSQLMSLRNDNVFKLKLQGTFMAKTVTSSNSSVATATAGANAVNGTYTINVTSLAEAPTYVTTPTATTINNTGGDVMLTLNGQSLVIKNNATIGDVVTAINNLTSQTNVSATYDSTLNKLFLVSSKTGSQSTITLTANDTNGQTVLQNLGLPTSGINVTGSNASFSFNGFSMTSPTNNITVAGINITLTGTGTTTLTVSTDVDKIYNTIKSFVDSYNDIITKINAKLTEKRYYDYPPLTSEQKQAMKDSDITLWEQKARSGDLANDETLMRIYYSMRNVVSSTVSGVGSLSSIGITTGQWYEGGKLYIDETKLRDAIATNPQLVMNIFTGTSTSQGIAQQLYDTLNSGIDAITQKAGSTTQLYDTSFIGNRIREIDDRIAQMQDYLNNLEQRYYAQFTQLEMYVSQMNSQSAWLSQQIGVMTK encoded by the coding sequence ATGGATCCAATAAGTATGAATAGCTACAATGTGAGCAATTTATTGAGAATCAGTGGTCTTGCGACAGGACTCGATACTGATTCTATGGTACAGCAGTTAATAAGAGCTGCCAGTATTCCTCTTGATAGATTAGAACAACAAAAGCAATGGTATCAATGGCAACAAGAGGGTTTAAGGGATATAAACAGTCAGCTTATGTCACTCCGAAATGACAATGTTTTTAAGCTCAAACTGCAGGGAACTTTTATGGCAAAAACTGTTACATCGTCAAATTCTTCAGTTGCTACCGCTACAGCAGGGGCAAATGCGGTGAATGGGACTTATACAATTAACGTAACTTCATTGGCTGAGGCGCCCACGTATGTTACAACTCCAACAGCTACTACTATAAATAATACTGGTGGAGATGTTATGCTAACTTTAAATGGGCAATCATTGGTAATAAAAAATAATGCAACCATAGGCGATGTTGTCACTGCAATAAATAATTTAACTTCCCAAACTAATGTAAGTGCCACTTATGACAGTACATTAAACAAATTGTTTTTAGTTTCTAGCAAAACAGGTTCTCAATCTACTATTACTCTGACAGCTAATGATACTAATGGGCAAACTGTTTTGCAAAATTTAGGATTGCCAACATCTGGTATAAATGTAACAGGTAGCAATGCATCCTTCAGCTTTAATGGTTTTTCAATGACAAGCCCTACAAATAACATAACAGTTGCAGGAATAAACATTACTCTTACGGGCACAGGCACTACAACTCTCACTGTTTCAACGGATGTTGACAAAATATATAACACAATAAAAAGCTTTGTTGACAGTTACAATGATATAATTACAAAGATTAATGCAAAGCTTACAGAAAAAAGATATTACGATTATCCACCTTTGACTTCTGAACAAAAGCAAGCTATGAAAGACAGTGATATAACTTTATGGGAACAAAAAGCTCGTTCTGGGGATTTGGCTAATGACGAAACTCTTATGAGAATATATTATTCTATGAGAAATGTCGTTTCTTCTACAGTTTCCGGTGTAGGCTCTTTAAGTTCAATTGGTATTACTACAGGCCAATGGTATGAAGGTGGGAAGTTATATATTGACGAAACAAAGCTTAGAGATGCTATTGCAACCAATCCTCAATTGGTAATGAATATATTTACAGGTACCTCAACTTCTCAAGGTATTGCACAGCAGCTTTACGATACCTTAAACAGTGGCATTGATGCCATAACTCAAAAAGCAGGTAGTACCACACAGCTTTATGATACAAGTTTTATAGGAAACAGAATAAGAGAAATAGATGATAGGATTGCTCAAATGCAAGATTATCTAAATAACCTTGAACAGAGATATTATGCACAATTTACACAGTTAGAGATGTATGTAAGCCAAATGAATTCACAAAGTGCGTGGCTAAGCCAGCAAATTGGTGTTATGACGAAATAA
- a CDS encoding zinc-ribbon domain-containing protein, translating into MYQDKVLVCKDCGKEFVWTAGEQQFYAEKGFQNEPVRCKACREAKKRRNHQYNARRDKKAFGMSR; encoded by the coding sequence ATGTATCAAGACAAAGTGTTAGTGTGCAAAGATTGTGGAAAAGAGTTTGTGTGGACAGCAGGAGAACAACAGTTTTATGCGGAGAAAGGCTTTCAAAATGAGCCTGTAAGATGTAAAGCGTGCAGAGAAGCGAAAAAAAGAAGAAACCATCAGTACAATGCTAGAAGAGACAAGAAAGCTTTTGGCATGAGCAGATAA
- a CDS encoding basic amino acid ABC transporter substrate-binding protein: MNKKTLFVFLTMTIILGLILSACGNKPANTLDKIKEKGVIVMGTSADFPPYEFHKVEGNKDTIVGFDVDIANAIAKKLGVKLEIKDMDFKGLIPALQAGRIDMIVAGMTPTPDRAENVDFSDLYYNSQQVVVVKNDSPILKFDDLKGKTVAVQIGTTSEEAAKKIPDVNLKQLNRVGDAFMDLKNGRCDAIVLEDTVANAYLKEYKDMKILSMKEINTEEGGMAVAVAKGNKELVNIINEVIKELKTSGEYDKLVDKWFK; encoded by the coding sequence ATGAATAAAAAAACATTATTTGTTTTCTTAACAATGACAATTATTTTGGGTTTAATTTTATCCGCTTGTGGCAACAAACCAGCTAATACTTTGGACAAAATTAAGGAAAAAGGCGTTATCGTAATGGGTACAAGTGCAGATTTTCCTCCTTATGAGTTCCATAAAGTAGAAGGAAACAAAGATACAATAGTGGGGTTTGACGTTGATATAGCAAATGCCATTGCGAAAAAATTAGGGGTTAAGCTGGAGATAAAAGATATGGACTTTAAAGGGTTGATTCCAGCTCTTCAAGCAGGGCGTATAGATATGATAGTTGCTGGTATGACTCCAACCCCGGATAGAGCCGAAAATGTTGACTTTTCAGACCTTTATTACAACAGCCAACAAGTTGTGGTTGTAAAAAATGATAGTCCGATTTTGAAGTTTGATGACTTAAAAGGTAAAACTGTGGCGGTACAAATAGGTACCACTTCTGAAGAAGCTGCTAAAAAAATACCAGATGTAAATTTGAAGCAGCTAAATCGTGTTGGAGACGCCTTCATGGATTTAAAAAATGGCAGATGTGATGCAATAGTATTGGAGGATACTGTGGCAAATGCATATTTAAAAGAATACAAAGACATGAAGATACTTTCCATGAAAGAAATCAACACCGAGGAAGGTGGTATGGCTGTTGCAGTGGCTAAAGGAAATAAAGAATTAGTGAATATAATAAACGAAGTGATAAAAGAGTTAAAAACAAGTGGCGAATATGACAAACTTGTAGATAAATGGTTTAAGTAA
- a CDS encoding HD-GYP domain-containing protein — protein sequence MLNKRVKIYISTITVLGLSFIIYSILNTPINRIIDIILFGLFAILAESMPIYVTKEITVSVAFAVDLMAVLIFGPYEGALIAAIGIGFQIGKHMDGRVRHIFNFPYYKTLFNISQLALSVGIAGLIYKYTGGIPGNYIYPQHLLSAILAAIVYYILNTSIIAILLSLLMNKSFIYILTKDFKWAVPNFLFLAFLGIVMSEAFVRIGYISLILLFIPLFMIRYMFKLYMDSKQSYYDTINVLVKALDAKDKYTAGHSKNVEKIAALLCREFGFSESHTEMVRIAALLHDIGKIGVKEEVLNKPGKLTDEELSIIKEHPQKGYEILRDVPALKEASLWVKYHHEWYDGSGYPDGIKGDEIPLEAQILSLADVFDALVSDRPYRKAFSQEEAYKIILEHERTQFSPKIINAFKKAFEKNREEFKHDI from the coding sequence ATGCTTAACAAAAGAGTAAAAATATATATTTCTACAATAACAGTATTGGGTTTGTCTTTTATTATTTATTCTATACTAAACACACCTATAAATAGAATTATAGATATAATTTTATTTGGGTTATTTGCTATTTTAGCTGAATCAATGCCAATATATGTAACAAAAGAAATTACAGTATCTGTTGCATTTGCAGTTGATTTAATGGCTGTACTTATTTTTGGCCCATATGAAGGTGCTTTGATTGCTGCTATAGGTATTGGTTTTCAAATTGGAAAACATATGGATGGTAGAGTAAGACATATATTTAATTTTCCTTATTATAAAACATTATTTAATATTTCTCAATTAGCTTTAAGTGTTGGCATTGCTGGTTTAATATATAAATATACTGGAGGTATTCCAGGTAATTACATATATCCTCAACACCTTTTATCTGCAATATTGGCAGCAATTGTATATTATATTTTAAATACGTCTATTATAGCAATATTATTGTCTCTTTTGATGAATAAATCCTTCATCTACATTCTCACAAAGGACTTTAAATGGGCAGTTCCAAACTTTCTTTTTCTTGCCTTTTTAGGTATAGTTATGTCAGAAGCTTTTGTAAGAATAGGGTATATAAGTCTCATTTTACTCTTCATACCCCTTTTTATGATTCGCTATATGTTTAAGCTTTACATGGACTCAAAGCAGTCTTATTACGACACAATAAATGTGCTTGTAAAGGCTCTTGATGCAAAGGATAAATATACAGCGGGTCATTCAAAAAATGTAGAAAAAATTGCGGCTTTACTTTGTAGAGAATTTGGTTTTAGTGAGTCTCACACTGAAATGGTGAGGATTGCAGCCCTTTTACATGACATAGGAAAGATTGGAGTAAAAGAAGAGGTTTTAAATAAGCCAGGGAAGTTAACTGATGAAGAATTAAGCATAATAAAAGAACATCCCCAAAAAGGCTATGAAATTTTAAGAGATGTTCCGGCTTTAAAGGAGGCCTCTCTATGGGTGAAATACCATCACGAGTGGTACGATGGAAGTGGATATCCCGATGGCATAAAAGGTGACGAAATACCATTGGAAGCGCAGATACTTTCCCTCGCAGACGTTTTCGATGCTTTAGTTTCAGACAGGCCCTACCGAAAGGCTTTTTCACAAGAGGAAGCTTATAAAATAATTTTAGAACATGAAAGGACGCAGTTTAGCCCTAAAATAATAAACGCCTTTAAAAAAGCTTTTGAAAAGAATAGGGAGGAGTTTAAGCATGATATTTGA
- a CDS encoding amino acid ABC transporter ATP-binding protein: MILVKDVHKTFGNLEVLKGVSLNVNKGEVVVIIGPSGSGKSTLLRCINILEVPTKGEIYIEGVKINDKKVNINKIRQKVGMVFQHFNLFPHLTALENVTLAPIKVKKMDKKAAENIALGLLEKVGLLDKKDEYPIKLSGGQKQRLAIARALAMQPDIMLFDEPTSALDPEMVKEVLNVMKGLANEGMTMVVVTHEMGFAREVGDRVIFMDDGMIIEEGTPEDIFYNTKNERTKEFISKIL; the protein is encoded by the coding sequence GTGATACTCGTTAAAGATGTGCATAAAACTTTTGGCAATTTAGAAGTGTTAAAAGGTGTAAGTCTAAACGTAAATAAGGGAGAAGTTGTTGTGATAATAGGACCAAGCGGTTCAGGGAAAAGTACCCTTTTAAGGTGTATAAACATTTTGGAAGTGCCTACTAAAGGAGAAATCTACATTGAAGGAGTCAAAATAAACGACAAAAAAGTAAACATCAATAAGATAAGGCAAAAAGTAGGGATGGTTTTTCAGCATTTTAATTTGTTTCCACACTTAACGGCTTTAGAGAATGTAACTTTAGCTCCTATTAAAGTGAAAAAGATGGACAAAAAAGCCGCTGAGAATATAGCTTTGGGCTTACTGGAAAAAGTAGGTCTTTTAGACAAAAAAGACGAGTATCCTATTAAACTTTCAGGCGGTCAAAAGCAAAGACTTGCAATTGCAAGGGCATTAGCTATGCAGCCAGATATTATGCTTTTTGATGAGCCCACATCAGCCCTTGACCCTGAAATGGTAAAAGAAGTTTTAAACGTCATGAAAGGATTGGCTAATGAAGGAATGACGATGGTAGTTGTCACTCATGAGATGGGGTTTGCGAGGGAAGTAGGAGATAGAGTCATTTTTATGGACGATGGAATGATAATTGAAGAAGGGACGCCAGAAGATATTTTCTACAATACAAAAAATGAAAGGACAAAAGAATTTATAAGTAAGATTTTGTAA
- a CDS encoding DUF5317 domain-containing protein — MIFDSLGASLIYGTLRRGKISGIADIDIKKPSLFIAAFVLEFGMLNLANKFHVIMEYRFYIHFFVYLLLFIGLWYNRDNKYFRIISIGVLLNFIVIFVNGGRMPVSVDALKAAGLNNLIPDLQANKIATHQVLTSSTRLKFLADVLVLPKPYPLPKAFSIGDFIMATGTFLLVTNAMLKKVKSHDSARKKEQNS, encoded by the coding sequence ATGATATTTGATTCACTTGGTGCTTCTCTAATTTACGGAACTTTAAGAAGAGGAAAAATCAGCGGAATTGCTGATATTGACATAAAAAAACCCAGCCTTTTTATAGCTGCTTTTGTTTTGGAGTTTGGCATGTTAAACCTTGCTAATAAGTTTCACGTCATTATGGAATACCGGTTTTATATCCACTTCTTTGTTTATCTTTTGCTTTTCATAGGATTGTGGTACAATAGAGATAACAAGTATTTTAGAATAATAAGCATTGGAGTGCTTTTAAATTTTATCGTTATATTTGTCAACGGAGGAAGGATGCCTGTCTCTGTTGATGCTTTAAAGGCAGCGGGACTTAATAATCTCATCCCTGACCTTCAGGCAAATAAAATTGCTACACATCAGGTTTTGACAAGTTCTACACGGTTAAAATTTTTAGCAGATGTCTTAGTGTTGCCGAAACCTTATCCACTGCCAAAAGCCTTCAGCATAGGAGATTTTATAATGGCAACAGGTACATTTTTACTTGTTACAAATGCAATGCTTAAAAAGGTGAAGAGTCATGATAGCGCAAGAAAGAAGGAACAAAATAGTTGA